CCCTCTGGTACCTGGGCTCTTGATCTTGTGGTGGCCTCCTGGGGGGTTGCTGGGTAGACAGCACTTCATCTGGGACAGTCAGAATGCTGAGTTAGGGCAGGGACCATTGGTTCGGCCTCTGAATCTGGCGACCTGCTCTTTCCCTTGTCAGTTCTCAGGACCTtggtcccctccccaccccgctgcCCAGGCCTTTCTCATGAGTTGTGAGTTCTAGTGGattgcctttcattttcttaactccTGTCGCAGGACAGGCGTGGCAGAAACCGTTACCACTCATTTCAGCTGTCTTGACTGTCATCCCAAGTTGCTTGCCGAGGAGGACCTAAGGGTTCAGAGAGGTAACGCAGCCTGCCCCAGGTCACCCAGCTGTTAAATGGTAGAGGCAGGATTTCTCTGTAGGCTTTTGAGGCCATTTCACGCCTGCCTTGTAGAGCAGGTGGGGTTCTGGGAATTGTGATGAGATTTGGGTCAAAAAGTAAGgcgaagaaaaatatttccaggaAGCAAAGAAGTCTGCCTCTGAGAAGGGGCTGTTGGGCTGGGGCTCTTGCCTGGCCTGGCTGATGATGAGACTGGACTGTGAGGGGTCTCCCAGGTGAGGACTGACTACCCCGCAAACGACCAGCTTTCCAGGTATGAGCCCTGCTGGCCAATGGTGTGGCTTACAGTGGGAGCCTTGTGAACACAAGGGGAGTGAAGGATTCAGAACCTGAAGCCCCTAGCTTTTTGCAGTCCTCTCTGAATGACTTGAAGTGCTGCTCTGGACATTTCTAGGCCAGCAGACCCTTCCATCGAGCTGCCCGAGGGGCATCTGCATGGTGCCCTTCCACCCCTTCAGACACTGAGTTTGCCTCCAGCCTCAGCTGGGTGGTGCTCGGGTAACGGTGCCACCCAGAGGCTGCCCAGGCCGGAGATGGTCACCCGGCTGGGAGCAGTCTTGACTTCACCCCAGGGCCCCTACAGACCTGCCGCAGCCAGAGAGTGCAGCCCTGGGCACGGCAGTGCGGGGCAGACCTTGGTGCCCTGTGTCCCCAGCTTTCTGGCAGTGTGATCCTGAGCACGCCACCCTCAGCTCCTGAGAAAGAGCTGGGCCCGGCCCCTCCAGAGGAGCCCCCAGCTGTGCAGGGAGCCTCTAGTGGAGCCGCCACTGCTCTGAGTGAGGCAGAGAGTGGGAGCGGGGAGCCCAGAGTCCTTCCAACTGGGGACAGACTTGAGAAGGGCAGAGCTGCCTTTGGGACAATCACTGAGCCCCACTCAGTGTCTCGAGAAGGGGGGAGATCTGGGGAAGCATGTGGTATTGGCTCAGAACCTTGAAGAATGACTGGCGGTTGTCCAGTGGCTGGGACGgtgagcagagggagggaagtgCCTGGTCTACttggggttggggaaggggaagcGAAGCGGTGGGCCACGCCTGCGGAGCTGCTGGAAGTGGATGGCCAGAGgtgctccctccccacccacgtCCACATCCCCAAGAGAGGCCCCCCAGACCCAAGCCACAGAGCTTAACTGGAGCGGAAGCAGGAGGGGCCCTGTCAGGAAGCTCTGTGCTAACAGGGGTGTTGCAAGCAGCCCCTGGGGAAAGCCCAGGAGAAGCagaaggggctggggaaggagtaACAGCTGTATAGGCAGCAGACTTTGGAGGGTGGCCTGGTGAGGAGGGAGCGGTAGCTGGGGATCCCAAAGGCACCTCTGATGAAACGTTCCCCTGCAGGAGACCCTTCCAAAGACAGGACAGGGAAGCAGCCTGGGAGCCTAGGGTCTGGGCTCCTGTGTATCGGCTGTGCGccctggggcaagtcacttcttGCCTCAAGCTTGTCCTCAAGCTTGCActcctgtaaaatgggcaggACACTGCCTCGGGGGTGGTGGGCTGTGCACATTCGGTGAAGTGCTGGCATGGGAGCCTTGGTGTTTTCACATGGGGTTGGTGAATGCATCATCCCCGAGCTGGGCCTGCTTGGCCTTCATCCTGCTCTCCAGGGGCAGAGGtgtggaagggagagaagaagcgTCCTTGGAAACCCAGAGCACAGAGAGAGAGTTGCCTGGGACTGCAGGCCTGGAGGGTCGGCCACACCCTgtctccagcccctgcctctgagtTCAGGCCCAAGTCCTGCCTGGACATCCCTCAGGCACCTCCAACACCATGGGTCCCTTACTCAGGTGCAGGCTCAACATTTGGGCCTCAACCCTGTCATGAGCCCGCTCTCGTCCCTGGTGATGCACCACCAAGTCCTCTTGCTGCTTTGTACCCGATCCTTCCACTGCTCTCCATGTCTTCTGCCACCACCCTGGCCCACACCCTGGTCAGGCTGCTGGCCTCTGGGCCGCCCTTACTCACATTGTTCCACCCACCAGGAGCTGGCGTGACCTTTCTGAAAggtccctcctcctctctgcttcctcccctgGCGCTGCTTTCAATCCATCAGGGATATGGATTGCCACTTGGCGTCACGCTAGCAACATGGCAGAACACACCCTTGTGACAAATGTTCCCCAGGTGCCTTGGCAGACTGGTCTGGCTGAGGGCCTGGCCCCGTCACCAACAAACCTCTGCCCTTGGGGCTGGGTCTGGAGTTGTCTGTGGGCTCCACGTCCTCGTACAGCTCGTAGGTCTCATCTGGGTCCCTATGGGGATACCTGAGATGAGGGACTCTTTCGGTCCCGTGACCCACGCCTGTACCCCCTGACTCCCTACACTCACTGTGGGGTGTCTTCAGGCTGTCGAGCCAGGAAGCCAGCAGAAGAGCTCCTCGGCAGAGCTGTGGAGAGATGagaacaggagggagggaggcgggcaCTGCCAGGGAGCCTCCACACCCTCCTTTCTGCCTGGGCCGCCCTCACCCACCTGTGCTTGCTGCCAAGGTCCTTCGAAATCTCTGGACgtccctggggcctgggggcagtgggggctTGGCTGGAGGGGCGCCCAGGCTGCTGACTGGGGGGAGAGGCCTCCGCCGGGGTGGGTGGCCAGGTTTGAGGCCCAGCCTCGAGCCTCCACCGCGAGCGAGGGCTCCAGATCTCTGCTGCCTGGCTCCAAACCCTGGGCTGAGTGGGAACCTAGGGCTGGAGCCTGCAACGGCAGTGGGCAGTGAGCTCTCTGAACGGGAGCCAGGGAGTGGAGGCTTTCTAGGGAGGTCACCGAGGAACTCAGCCTGCGGGCGCTTCCTGGGCAGAGATCTGGGCTTGGGCTGCGAGGACTTGCAGGGCGGCCCCCGCCACTCAAACTCCTTGGGGAGCAGGCTGCACTCGGGCCCCGAGGATGTCCTGGGGAGGTCACCACACTCGGGCCGCGGGGCCTTCTCGGGGAGGTCACTCGGCGGAGGCTGTGGCATCTTTCCGGGGACTGTACTGAAGTTGGGCTGTGAGGAGTGAGGCTGGGGCTCACTGGACTCGGGCTTTGAAGGGGGCATTGGGGGGACCTCAGTGGACTCGGGCTGCGGCAGGGACTTCTCAGGGAGACCACTGACCCCAAGCTGCGGGGGCTTCTCGGGAACGGTACTGAACTTGGGCTGGGGGTGCTTCAGGGTGACCTCATTGGACTCAGGCTGCTGGGACTTCCTGGGGAGTGCACCGAACTTGGGCCCTGTGGGGGGCCTTGGGGCGTGGCTGAGCTCAGGCGGCAGGGGCTTCCTGGGGAATGGAGTGGCCTTGAGCTGTGGGACCTTCTTGGAGAGTTCACTGAACTCAAGTTTGCAGGGCTTCTTGGGCAGATCAGTGAACTCGGGCTGGGGGTGCTTCTTGGGATGCTCGCCTAGCTCAGGCTGTGGAAACTTTTTGAGGAGTTTGTTGAACTCGGGCTTTGGGGATATTTGGGGGAGTTTGCTGGTCTCGGGCTGAGAGGCCTGGAACTTTGCTTGAAGGCTCCGAAAGTCCTGATGACTCCCCTAGGGGACACGGAGTCAGGCAGGGACTCAGACACATGCGGGTGGTAGAGAGACGGACGTGGGACAAGCGGACATGGTCACGGACACGCACCCCCTTCCCCTGGCTCCTGTTCAGTTAgctcctctcccccaccttctGCCCTTGGCTTGCCATCTCTGTTGGCCATAGACTCCCACGTTTTTGTGTCTCCAGCCTCCCGGCGGGTTGCAGGCTCTCCTAAACTACCACACCCTCTGACCTTGCCACTCAGGACCAGGATGCGCACCCAGCCTCACCCCACTCTTGACCCGAgctcctggggcccctggggcCTGCTGCTCCCAtagcccgccccgccccctcagtCAGGGGAGCATCCTCGAgctccttccccccccaccccccgcacgcCCCCAGGcccttcttttctcatttcaaaatacATCCGGAATCCAGCCACTTCTCACTGCCTGTACCACTGTCCTGGCCCGGAGGAGCCCAACCGGGGAAGGCAGTATCCCCTGTTGCCTGGATCATTTAATAGGCTCCTCCTTGGTCTcctgcccgcccccgcccccgaccCCCGACCCCGCGTCCCCATCCCTGGTCAGTCCCCTCACAACAGCCGGAGGAGGCCAGTTAACCCAGAGTCGGTTTGTGCACCTCTGCTCAAAATCTGGCCGTGTTCCTTCATTTCCCCACAGTAGAAGCTAGAGATCtcacgagggacttccctggcggtccagtggccaagactccgcactcccaacgcagggggcccgggttcgatccctggtcagggaactagatcccgcgtgccacaactaacgattctgcatgctgcaaccaagacccagtgcagccaaataaattaaaaaaaaaaaaaaaaaaaaatctcacaaaggCCCTGAACGGTAGATTCGACCTCTCCTACCCAGTCACCTCCTTGGCCTCCCCTTCTCCCATctcctgccctctgcctgggacaCTCTCCCCACTGCATggctctccttctcctcttccaggTCTCTGCTCCCATATTCCTTATTAGAGAGGACTTCCTCCCAGACCaccctaattaaaaaaagaagattggATTCCCCCTTCCCAGGATTCTCTATCCTCCCCAACCTGCCTGATGTTTCTCTTAGTTAGTACCTGACACCTTGtatcattctatttattttacttaatacttttttttggggggtggggtggggggggcggcggTGGCCatgcctcgcggcatgtgggatattagttctccgaccagggattgaacccacgccccctgcattagaagtgcagagtcttaatcactggaccgcagGGGAGGTTCcaatacttgtttttaaaatgtgttttgactatttgtgggattttttggtttttgttttggtctctctcctcctcctttccccagcccctgtggACTGTCAGCGCCCCAAGGGCAGCAGCTTGTCTTGTGCATTGCTGTCCTCCCAGTGCCTGGCCTGTGCTAAGATGCTAAGTAATTCTTTGTTGAAATAACGTACAGGACGCAGAGACAGGCATGTGGGCGGCCTGACCATCACGTTCTCACACAGACTCACGTGGAGAGACACTAAGAGACCTAGAGGCAAACCTGAGGGCAGGGCCCCACAGTCCCAGACACCCTGACTGATGGTCAGGGATGCCCACCAGGCCCGGCAGGCAGGCTCCCGAGCGTGGGCACGCGCACCAGCCCTGGCACAGGAAGTCCGTCCCAGGTATGGTCTTGACCAGCCCCACATCCTTGGTCACGGACACGGGAGATGCACAAATAGGCCAGGCCTGCTCTGACCGACAAGTCACCCCAGAGGTGGCCCTGCCACAGCTCCCAGACCTGGCTTCACCTGGGGTCGAGGAGaccggggaggggaagggtacgACCTCGGGGACTTTGCCCCCGCCTGTGCCTCACTCTGCCCTGATCCAGAGAACAAGGAAAGGTGCCGGGGCCTGAGACGCCTCTGTGGAAGCCCCGCTAACTGGTGGGTTGGGGCAAGGCTCCCACGTGACCCAGGGGGCCAGAGAAGCCGGGGTCAGCAGGTCAGGCCTTGGGGcgctgctggggtggggggtgggcagcgTGTGCGTGACCCGCTTTGTCGCCCCCAGGAAggccctgcccctcaccctgGATGCCTGTTACCGGGTTGCTATTCATGGTGGGGGGGTCGTCTGGGCAGTGCCACCCGTCCCCCTTCTAGTCGCAGCCTCAGCCTCTGCTACAGGCCCCTCGGGAGCCTGAGCTGTCCCAGAGGTGGGTCCTGGCTGCCTCCTACCTCTGGGCGTTTGGGTCGGTCACAACCCTGAAAACCTGCCTGCCCCTCTGCCGCCCCGCTCTTGGAATGTGCCTTCCAGTTTCCACCCGTGGCATCCCCTGCCTCCGGCCAGTGGGGGGCTCTCCCAGGGCTTGGGGGCTCACTCACCATGGCTGCAGGCGGGTGACGGGCCACAGGGCGAGTGGGACCTGAGCCAGGGCTGCTGCCTTCAGGAAGTGACTGTAGCTTCTGCTCCACGGGCCCCACAGGGTGGGGTCTACTGGCCAGgcgggagggcagaggaggaaggggaggaggggggacagCCCCAGCCTGTCTTCAGGTCCTGCTGGGAGCTTCTTGAATTCCTGTCCTGCGTTGCGCTTTGTGCATTTCTCAGCAGACACCCAACGGTCACTCGTTTCTCGACTCTGCTggccccctctctcccaccccatgCCCTGCTGTGTGCTGACCTCCGGACTCCAGGAAGAACTCATGCCAGGCCCTGAGGACCTCCTGCCGACAGAGGCAGGCCAAGGCCAACTCCTCCCAGGGCCTCTGTGGGAGGGGAGTGGTAGTTCTCAGCGGGAAAGGGGCACGGCCAGTTCCGGGCCGTGAGACCCCAGGAATCGAGCGAGCCTGACGGGTGAGGCCCTCCTGCTGGCTCTTGTTGCCTCAGTCCGCCTTCCTCATTTCAACACTTCCCTGTAGCCTGATTTCCAGCTCTGAGCAGGACTTAGCACTTCCCTGTTACAGGGGCAACTGTAACAAGGGCTGAGGGCCCAGGTGGGATGGCACGTttggtggtgggtgggtggggaatgTCCAAGGCTCCCAGAGgacaagagaaggaggaaaatgggGACAGCTGGGAGGCCAGCAGAGAGGGGGTGAAGGTGGTAGGCAAGATTAGAGCTGTGAGGGTGCAGGGTGCGAGGCCAGACAAGGGAGACCCTGATGGCAGGGCTCGGTCCCCAGGAAGTCAGTGACCTCAGGCTcatagagaaagggagaaaacaaccAGTGGGAGAGTGCAGAGCCCCGATTCTCAGTTCAGCTATGCCACCGGCATCCTTTGagttcacagaaagacagaagcTCCAGGAGATTTTGACTTAATTGGTCTGAGGTGGGGCCTCAGCTTCTGAAACATCCCAGGTGATGCCCATACTGCTGGTCCAAGGATCACAGCAAGAGTAACAGAGATGTACTGAAGTCTCCAGAAAGATCCACATGAGACAGGGACGGAGGCTGGGCATTGCATTCCCAGCAGGAGCCCTTCACTTGCCTCTGCCATGAAGGCCACAGACTGCAGTCGGCAATGACTCCGCCTGCGTCTGCTCTTAAGAGCACAGCTTGGGGATTCTGGAGCCTCTGTGCCCGTGCATCCCTGTCCTTGAACGGACAGACATGCACGCTGGGTCACATTTCCGGATGTTGGTCCGCCTCCGAGTAGGAGGCTGGGGATGATGAAGAGGTCTGGGTCCTGGAGCGGCTCAGCCTGTTCAACGTGAGCCTGCAGTCTCAGGCCAACCTGCCCCCTCTGGGGCGGCTGTGTAAGGTGGGTGCCTGCTTGGACGCGCCGGCCCCTCATTCATTCTCCCTTCAGACCGACACTCTTGGGCGCCCTCTGCTGGGCGGAGCCGGGGCCCTAAGAGGACTCAGCTTTCAGGCATCCTGGAGTTGGGGTGCGGTGGAGGGACCCTCTGTGGGGCTCCCAGCTTGGTTGGCCAGAGGGAGGTCAGGGGCTGCAGGAGCCCAGAAGGGACAGTGGGAACAGTAAGACTTCCCAGGCGAGCAGACAAAGGTTGGATGGGAGTTGGGAGGGGGTGAAGGTAGGGGTCAGTTTTCAGAGTGACCCAACTCCCTAGGCCTCAGGGCAATTTCAGCTTGCTCCAGAGGGCAGCGAGGGGCCCAGGGGGCACTGTGGACCCACTGTACCCATGGGAGGGGCTGTTGCATCTTTGTGGGTGACGCGGTTGGGGGGGCGGCACCTACCTGGACCAAGATACCTGGGTCTCTCTGGGAAGGTCCTGACAGACTGCGAAGTGGCACTGCCTAGATTCGGGGGTGCCTGAATGAGGAGCTTGATGGGGAAaactccaggggctgggggacccTGGTACGCTGGAGATGGGACACCAAGCCCTGAAGATGCAGGAAGGGATGGGC
This genomic interval from Phocoena sinus isolate mPhoSin1 chromosome 3, mPhoSin1.pri, whole genome shotgun sequence contains the following:
- the PRAM1 gene encoding PML-RARA-regulated adapter molecule 1 yields the protein MGSHQDFRSLQAKFQASQPETSKLPQISPKPEFNKLLKKFPQPELGEHPKKHPQPEFTDLPKKPCKLEFSELSKKVPQLKATPFPRKPLPPELSHAPRPPTGPKFGALPRKSQQPESNEVTLKHPQPKFSTVPEKPPQLGVSGLPEKSLPQPESTEVPPMPPSKPESSEPQPHSSQPNFSTVPGKMPQPPPSDLPEKAPRPECGDLPRTSSGPECSLLPKEFEWRGPPCKSSQPKPRSLPRKRPQAEFLGDLPRKPPLPGSRSESSLPTAVAGSSPRFPLSPGFGARQQRSGALARGGGSRLGLKPGHPPRRRPLPPVSSLGAPPAKPPLPPGPRDVQRFRRTLAASTALPRSSSAGFLARQPEDTPQDPDETYELYEDVEPTDNSRPSPKGRDEVLSTQQPPRRPPQDQEPRKEKGPQPQQLPPTDLKSLKQIRKAEKAEREFRKKFKFEGEIVIQTRMMIDPNAKTRRGGGKHLAVRRGEILEVIEFTSTEEMLCRDTKGKYGYIPRTALLPLETEVYDDVGSWDPLDNQPFSGGR